Part of the Arthrobacter globiformis genome is shown below.
GCCGGTGGAGAAGCCCTGCACGAGCTTGAGGACCACCAGGAGGGCCGCTGCCCACATGCCGATCTGTGCGTAGCCGGGCAGCAGGCCGACGGCGAAGGTGCTCGCCGCCATCAGCATCAGCGTGGCCGCGAGGACTTTCTGGCGGCCCACCTTGTCGCCAAGCCAGCCGAACACGACGCCGCCGAGCGGGCGGGCGATGAAGGTGGCAGCGAACGTGCCCAGGAGGAACAGCGTCTGCACGCTCTTGTCGGCCTCCGGCAGGAACACCGGACCCATGGTGGTGATGAGGTAGCCGAATACGCCGACGTCGTACCACTCCATGGTGTTGCCCACGATGGTGCCGCCGAGGGCCTTCTTGAGCATGGGCTGGTCTACGACGTTAACGTCGGATACCTTGAGCCGGCGCCGCGCGAGCAGCTTTGGTTTCTTCGCACTCTGGGGTGCGGCCTGGTCGGTTCCGCTGGCGTTCCTGGCGCCTGCTGAAGAGTCGGTCGTGCTTCGGTCTGTGGGCATTTGGGCAACTCCTGTGGAGGTCATTTGCTTGCGACTTATAGCTGCCCCGCTCCGGGCAGGCCTTCAATTTTACGTGATTTCCATGGGTTTCGAGAGTTCGGTGCCGTATGATCGCCCGGTTTAGGGGGCAAAACGGCGTTGAAGTCAGATTTGTTTTGGCCAATCTGGCCCCGCCATCCTGCGGATTTTCCGCGGCCCGGGCGATCGTTATCACCTTTTTCTGGAACAGGGCTCTTCGGACCCCATTTCGCCCGGATTCCGGCGCTCCTGGCGCCCCGATTCCGGCGCTGCTCGGCGACGTGCAACAACCGCCGATTGAACCGTTCAACCGCGGTACTCGTCTGATTGGTTAGGTCCAGGTTTAGGACCCGGGACGGTGGACCGGGAGGCCGGGACTGAGAGTTCATAACTTCCAGACGGTTTATATGACTTCCAGACAGGGTGTTCGCCATGGACTACGAGATCAGCGGTCTGCCGATGCATGTGTTGCTCGTCCACGCCACGGTGGTCTTCGTTCCGTTGGCGGCCCTTTGCACGCTGCTCAGCCTTCTCTGGCCCGCCGCCCGACGGCGTTTGGGGATCGTCACGCCGCTGGTCGCCCTGTTGGCGCTTGTCCTGGTGCCGGTCACTGTGGCGGCCGGCGCCTGGCTGCTGGACCGTGTTGATGCCACGCCGCGGATCAATGCCCATATGCAGCTTGCCGGGATGCTCCTGCCGTGGGTGGTGGGTGTGTTCCTTGTTGCCCTCGCCCAGTGGCTGTGGTTCCGGTACGGCGCCACACAGGCAGAGGGGATGAGGCGGCGAATGGGCGCCGCCGGGTCCCGCATCGCGGGGATTGTCGCCGTCGTGGTCGCCCTGGTGCTTTGCGGCGGTGCGGTGGCCACTGTGGCGCTGATCGGGGAGTCGGGGTCCAGAGCGGTATGGGAAGGATCCTTCCGGACCGGGGCCGAGGACTAAGAAGATCTCTTCCCGGGCGGCGTGTTTCTGCCTAAGGTGGACCCATGGGAACACTGATCTTCGAGTAATGGACGCGCCATGGCGGCACCAGTCCACTGTCGACCAGTCCACTGTTGGGCAGTTCACTGTTGGCCGCCGTGCCCGGCATTCACCGCCGCAACTAACTCCGCCTGTTCAGGTTTCTGCCTTCGCAATGCTTCTTCGCTGAAGCAGGGCTTCTTCGCTATCCGGTAACGGCGGAATTACGGATCTAAATATGGGGAACACTTCATTTCATCGCGGAAGGGAAGAACAAATGGCCGACTCCCACAACGGAAGCAGCATCAAGCCGGATGTCGCTGCGCATCTGGCGGAATCAATGGACACGCCGGCGCTGCCTACTCCCGAGACCCTGGCCGTAACCGCGGCAATGGGCGGGGCAAAGCAGTGGCCGGATGGCAACGGCAAACGGCGCCACCCCAAGGAACACGGCGCAAGCCCCGGCCGCGTGGGACAGGGCGCTGCTGTGACAGCAATCCACCGGACCGGCCGTCCGCAGATGCCGCACTCGTCCTGACCAGCCGAAAATACGAACCGCCTGGCGACGCCCGAAATTCGTGCGTCGCCAGGTATTTTCATGTGGCGACTCAGACAATCAGGGCTGGTTCTTCAGGACTGCGGGGATTCCATCACCACCTCCACCGGTTCCTTGTCCAGCCGCCAGCCGCGCCACACCGGGTGGCGAAGCTTGCCGCTCCCGGTCCACTCACCGAAGGTCACCTCACCCACCAGGGCCGGGTTTACCCAGCGCGCGTCCGCCGCGTCGGCCGAAGGAACGTTATCGAACGGCGGCGTCTCCTGCGCCAGCCCCTCCATCTTTTTCCGGAGCTCCTCGAGTTCACGCATGCTAAAACCACTTCCCACGCGGCCCACATACCGCAGCGTCTTGCCGTCCGGAATGCCCACCAGCAGTGATCCCACGGTGTTGGACCGGTCGCCCTTGCCGGGCCGCCAGCCGCCCACCACCACTTCCTGGGTCTGTTCGATCTTGAGCTTGATCCACGTATGGGTCCGTTGCCCGCTCACATAGCGGCTGTCCGCGCGCTTGGCCATCACGCCTTCCAAACCCAGCTCGCGGGCGCTTTCCAGAATGTGCTCCACCTTCTCGTCCAGGGTCTCCGACAGTTCCACCGGGCACTCGCCGGGCTCGAGGAAGTCGGCGAGACGTTCCCGCCGCTTCCTCAGGGGCAGCCTGCGCAGGTCGTCGCCGTCGTCGGCCAGCAGGTCAAAGAGCATCATCCGTACCGGGATGGTGGCACGGGCCCGCTTCACGTCGCCCGGCCTGGTCAGCTTCATCCTTCCCTGCAGGAGCCCGAAGTCGGGCCGCCCGGAAGGCCCGACGGCGAAGATCTCGCCGTCCGCGATGAAGTCCTGCGGGGGCCAGCAGCTCCTGTCCGTGAATTCGGGATAGCTGGCCGACATGTCGTTGCCGTTCCGGCTCAGGAGCCTGATTCGATCACCGTCCGCCACCACGAGCGCACGGATCCCGTCCCACTTGAGTTCGAAGAGCCAGTCGCTGCCATGCAGGTCCGCCAGAGTGCCCGCCGAGGCGAGCATGGGGGCCGGCTCCTCCTGGAGGGAGCTGCCGCGGGATGCTGCCGGCTTGGAAGCCGCTGCGCGGGCCGGACTGGCCGGTACCGTGGGGCTCGCCGCCTCTTTGGTGCCGCCCGGCTTTTTCCGTGTTCCCGGAACCCTGTCCATCAGATGGATGAGCCACTGCGACTCCTCCCCGTGGCCCTTTCCGGTATGGATCAGGGCGAACCTCCTGGTGCCCCCAAGCCCGCCGCCCTCACGGCCCGTCAGTGTGGCAATGACTTCCTTGCCGTTGACCCATTTTTCTAGCTCATAGACACCCTTGTCCCAGATGCTGACGCTGCCCGCCCCGTACTCGCCCTTGGGGATGTCGCCCTCAAAATCGGCATAGTCCATGGGGTGGTCTTCGGTCTGTACCGCCAGGTGATTCTTGTCCCCTGACTCCGGCACGCCCTTCGGCAGCGCCCAGGAGACAAGCACGCCCTCGTGCTCCAGCCGGAAGTCGAAGTGGAGCCGGCTGGCATGGTGCTCCTGGATGACGAAGATCTCCTTGCCCGCCCGTGCCGCGACGCCGTTGGCCTTTGCCGCGTGGTGCTCTTCCGCGGTGAACGGTTCCGGTGTTTTGCCCTGATCGCGCAGGGAACGGTACTTGTTCAGCCGGGGATCCGCGTGCCCGCCGCCGCGCGGTCCGGCGGTTTTCGTGGGTGCGGGGTCCGGGTGGGCTGTGTTCGCGTTGCCGGCGCCGTCAG
Proteins encoded:
- a CDS encoding DUF2231 domain-containing protein, translating into MDYEISGLPMHVLLVHATVVFVPLAALCTLLSLLWPAARRRLGIVTPLVALLALVLVPVTVAAGAWLLDRVDATPRINAHMQLAGMLLPWVVGVFLVALAQWLWFRYGATQAEGMRRRMGAAGSRIAGIVAVVVALVLCGGAVATVALIGESGSRAVWEGSFRTGAED
- a CDS encoding ATP-dependent DNA ligase gives rise to the protein MAGGKERVRVGGRELTLTNLDKVMYPATGTTKADVIAYYAAVAPVLIPAARNRPATRKRWVHGVGTADQPGEMFFQKNLDESAPGWVPRAAITHKTNTNYYPLVNDPATLTWLAQIASLEIHVPQWTVDSHGSALPPDRLVLDLDPGEGAGLPECVEVAKLARTILQDVGLDPIPVTSGSKGIHLYAVLNGTQTSDEVSAFARELARALEADHPDLAVSDMKKTLRTGKVLVDWSQNNAAKTTIVPYSLRGRLHPTVAAPRTWRELSSPSLKHLDYEEVMRRVAAGKDPFAPVSAAAGHPGPGHAGAGRADGAGNANTAHPDPAPTKTAGPRGGGHADPRLNKYRSLRDQGKTPEPFTAEEHHAAKANGVAARAGKEIFVIQEHHASRLHFDFRLEHEGVLVSWALPKGVPESGDKNHLAVQTEDHPMDYADFEGDIPKGEYGAGSVSIWDKGVYELEKWVNGKEVIATLTGREGGGLGGTRRFALIHTGKGHGEESQWLIHLMDRVPGTRKKPGGTKEAASPTVPASPARAAASKPAASRGSSLQEEPAPMLASAGTLADLHGSDWLFELKWDGIRALVVADGDRIRLLSRNGNDMSASYPEFTDRSCWPPQDFIADGEIFAVGPSGRPDFGLLQGRMKLTRPGDVKRARATIPVRMMLFDLLADDGDDLRRLPLRKRRERLADFLEPGECPVELSETLDEKVEHILESARELGLEGVMAKRADSRYVSGQRTHTWIKLKIEQTQEVVVGGWRPGKGDRSNTVGSLLVGIPDGKTLRYVGRVGSGFSMRELEELRKKMEGLAQETPPFDNVPSADAADARWVNPALVGEVTFGEWTGSGKLRHPVWRGWRLDKEPVEVVMESPQS